In Ursus arctos isolate Adak ecotype North America unplaced genomic scaffold, UrsArc2.0 scaffold_10, whole genome shotgun sequence, the DNA window TTTTGCACATCCAAGGCTTCCGCTGCTTGGCCACCTGGCTCGTGGTCTCGCTGCAGCCCTCGAAGGTGCAGGTCTTGCTCATGCTACCCCCGCCGCTGCCCCTTCTCCGGGCTCCCCCGCTGCCACCCTCGCCCCCAGAGTGGGTTTCCTCGTCCTCCAGATCCTCCAAACTAGCCGTGCTCTCGCCTCCCCCCGGGGCGTCGGAAGTGTCCAGCAGGTCGGCTTCGTCCTCCCCCGCCTCCTCCTCGCCAGCCCCCGCCACTTCGCACAGGTACCTAATGGGCTTGGCTGCAGCAGTGCCGTCCCCCAGGGCCGGGGCCTGCCTCAGGACGCCCTCGGCATTAGAGTCGTCCTGCCCTCCGCAGGGGTGCATCACCAGCAGGGTAAACTGTGAGGCCGGGGCCGGGACGGGGGCTGGagccagggcctggcccagagcaggggcGGGGGCCCCGGGGCGGAGCGCGCCACTGGCAGCGCCGGGCCCCGCACCCTCGACAACACCCTGAACCTCCGTGCTGCTGACACCGTTTGGGGGTCCAGGACCCCAGCTCTTCAGCACCTGCAGGGCCCAACGGCACTTCGCAAATCGAAGAACCAGGACACGCGAAAGGGAAAATCTCCGGCTTCGCGAAGGCAGCCCGACTGCGCCTGCGCAGGAGCATTTCTACGCCGGTGCCTTTCAGGGAACTCGGTGACTCTGAGGGGCGGGGCTGAGCCGCCAGTGAAGGAACTGACTGCGCAAGTGCGGCTCTGGGGCTGGCGGGAGGCGCAGCGCTTCGCTGGCGCCGCCGCTGCTGTGGAGGTTGTGTGAGAAGTTGAAGTGTGCGGGCGCTCGGTAAGacggcgctttttttttttttttttttttctgctgaagCTTACTGTGtttaaaaagtttcaaaacaCTTGTGCACTGGAACTCCACGGTGTAAATTAAGATTGTTCGTGAGCGATTTTATGACTTGCGGCATTCGGACGCTAATTATCGTAATATTTTGTCACTAACTgcctgaaatgggagctgtgaAGCTGGGATGTGGTGATGTCACACCTGGGACCGCTAGTTAGCAGTCAGGGAGGGCAGAGGCGGCCTGTTTGAAAATGATACAGTGGAGAAGGAGTGGGCCAGACTTGGGCCAAAATTCTATTTGTGTTGAGAGCTAAGTGATTTGTTCTTGATAAATTTTTCTCTCCTGGAAAcgtatttatttgatttttagtgTCTGTCCTTTGCTATGACCGCTGAGGTAAGTCTTTAATAACGTTTTCATTAAATACGGTGAAAATGTGTGAAAAGCAACAGTGAATGACAAAcgttaaaaaaaaccccaacaataaATGATCTATCATTTTTACCACTTGTTGCACAGTTGCTGGTTGCTAAATCTTAAATTAGCCAAATCTCACGGGGGAACCGATCCTGCCAGGTCTTGGACTGAACTGTCTAGTTGTGCTCTTTCTGGGTATTCCTTCCTCCTTGCCTAGTCGGGTTTTGAATTCCACCTATTGCGAAGGAAAGCAGTGACGATCCAAGGAATGATAAATCCACTCACATTAAGGTGTTTGGGTGTTGATGTGTGAATAGATCACCAACTACATTTCAAAGAGAGCCACAGTGGATGGGAGAAGGTTCGGAATTCGACAGACCTGGGTGGCACTGTCCTGTGTGACCAGGCCTAGTTTGTGacagcctctctgagctttggcTTTCTGAGTGGTGAAAGGGGCGTTCTGTGGTGTGCTAGACCAGGTTGATGAGAGCCAGTTGTTAAAATATCAGGAGTTTAATGAGCTGGAGGTTAAAcactttcattattaaaaattaaattacatcaacaattaaattattttaaaaacaaaagttaaagacctcaaaactcatcactttttaattgttttccaaTGTTTTACTATTAACAACGCTTATAAGATTATGTCTGTTGTATCTGTATGTGGAAATACTGTGGAGTGATGTGATACGGCACATCTCTTAATTGCATTCAGTGATGTCACATTGGTTGCTTGAAACTAGCCATGGTGAGAGTATTTACACTATGGAAATTGTCCAATGAAACAAAGCAGAGCTTGATTTACTGTCAATTGTCTTCAGACTTAAAGTGATAGTAAAAATGTTAATGAAGATTAAACTTAAAATGTTTGATCTGTGTCTGTCACATTGTCAATAGCCTCccaaaattgagaaaatattctttcagTATTTGAAAACTACCGTGATTTCAGCAAAGTAGTTGCTTACATCATTGAAGAACAAGTGAAGTCCTGGCATACATCTTCATTGTTTCACTTTTGTCTTACTcattaatataaacaaaaatatgagcCAA includes these proteins:
- the RFXAP gene encoding regulatory factor X-associated protein gives rise to the protein MHPCGGQDDSNAEGVLRQAPALGDGTAAAKPIRYLCEVAGAGEEEAGEDEADLLDTSDAPGGGESTASLEDLEDEETHSGGEGGSGGARRRGSGGGSMSKTCTFEGCSETTSQVAKQRKPWMCKKHRNKMYKDKYKKKKSDQALNCSGSAQPGSTGNVRLEESTDNILSIVKQRTGTFGDRPARPTLLEQVLNQKRLSLLRSPEVVQFLQKQQQLLNQQVLEQRQQQFPGTSV